One Pocillopora verrucosa isolate sample1 chromosome 10, ASM3666991v2, whole genome shotgun sequence genomic window carries:
- the LOC131791742 gene encoding substance-K receptor-like: MSENVTATMNGTQSTSSCFNPTATRIGETFAYCLLFLVSLIGNTFIAMIVFKKKTLRKPINFLIVNMAMSDLLLSIFLFPDHLVLLYTNSWVIGGPLGQLLCKFTIYAPNVSFTVSVQSLVLIAVDRFGAVIFPLRSPLINSKRCRFYILATWIIAMAIWCPDLFAWKVVEFPEGLSRACVRDWNDAFGESSSFKSFSLVMQVVFVYVPLVFIVIVYSAITLKIKSQKIPGQQSTHIREKQLKRERKVLKLSVAIVLGFALCWLPLSIAWFMFFNSDRTITSSCGFFYFWYVSLFLAMSNCAINPWICVCFGGNYRQGLKNLLSCSSFGPDVEQNAP, translated from the coding sequence ATGTCAGAAAACGTGACTGCAACGATGAATGGAACACAGTCCACGTCGAGCTGCTTCAACCCCACAGCGACAAGAATCGGTGAAACCTTTGCTTACTGCTTGCTCTTTCTTGTTTCGTTGATTGGAAATACCTTCATTGCAATGATtgtctttaagaaaaaaactctgAGAAAGCCTATTaatttcttgattgttaacatGGCCATGTCCGATTTGcttctttcaattttcctttttcctgatCATTTGGTTTTGTTATACACTAACTCCTGGGTGATAGGCGGTCCGCTTGGTCAATTGTTATGTAAGTTCACTATTTATGCACCTAATGTGTCCTTTACTGTATCTGTTCAAAGTCTGGTTTTAATAGCGGTCGATCGATTTGGAGCTGTGATATTTCCCCTCCGTTCCCCGCTGATTAATTCAAAGCGATGCCGATTCTACATTCTCGCCACTTGGATCATCGCTATGGCTATCTGGTGCCCAGACCTGTTCGCCTGGAAAGTTGTCGAGTTTCCAGAGGGGCTGTcgcgtgcgtgcgtgcgtgaTTGGAATGACGCATTCGGAGAGTCTTCGTCCTTCAAAAGCTTCTCTTTGGTGATGCAAGTTGTATTTGTTTATGTTCCTTTGGTATTTATCGTCATAGTTTACTCTGCCATTACGTTAAAAATCAAATCCCAGAAAATTCCAGGACAGCAATCAACTCacataagagaaaaacaattgaaaagagAGCGAAAGGTTCTTAAACTGTCCGTTGCCATCGTGTTGGGGTTTGCATTATGCTGGCTGCCCCTAAGTATTGCGTGGTTCATGTTCTTCAACTCAGACCGAACAATAACATCATCTTGTGGCTTCTTTTACTTCTGGTATGTTTCCTTATTTCTAGCTATGTCGAACTGCGCGATCAACCCTTGGATCTGTGTATGTTTTGGTGGAAATTATCGTCAGGGTCTCAAGAATCTTCTAAGTTGCTCTTCTTTTGGTCCTGACGTTGAGCAAAATGCACCGTAG
- the LOC131798687 gene encoding substance-K receptor-like, giving the protein MSENVSATMNGTQSMSSCFNPTARRIGETFAYCLLFLVSVVGNTFIAIIVFKTKTLRKPINFLIVNMAMSDMLVPIFLFPRELVLTYTRSWLIGGPLGQVLCKLSIYASNLSFIVSIQSLVLIAVDRFGAVMFPLCSPLINLKRCRVFILATWFIAMAIFCPKLFASKVVESPEGLACVADWEDALGESSSYKNFVLVMQVVIFYVPLVLITILYSAITLKIKSQKIPREQSTNTREKRLKRKRNVLKLSVAIVLGFALCWLPLSIVWFMFFNSDRTITSSCGFYYFWSVSLFLAKSNCAINPWTCICFGGHYSRGLKNILSCSSFGSDVDRDAP; this is encoded by the coding sequence ATGTCAGAAAACGTGAGTGCAACGATGAATGGAACACAGTCCATGTCGAGCTGCTTCAACCCCACGGCGAGAAGAATCGGTGAAACCTTTGCTTACTGCTTGCTATTTCTTGTTTCGGTGGTTGGAAATACCTTCATCGCAATTATTGTCTTCAAGACAAAAACTCTAAGAAAGCCTATTaatttcttgattgttaacatGGCCATGTCCGATATGCTTGTTccgattttcctttttcctcgTGAATTGGTTTTGACATACACTCGCTCCTGGCTGATAGGCGGTCCGCTTGGTCAAGTGTTATGTAAGCTGAGTATCTATGCATCTAATCTGTCCTTTATTGTGTCTATTCAAAGCCTGGTTTTAATAGCGGTCGATCGATTTGGAGCTGTGATGTTTCCCCTTTGTTCCCCGCTGATTAATTTAAAGCGATGCCGGGTCTTCATTCTCGCCACCTGGTTCATCGCTATGGCTATCTTTTGCCCAAAGCTGTTCGCCTCGAAAGTTGTCGAGTCTCCAGAGGGGCTGGCGTGTGTGGCTGATTGGGAGGACGCATTAGGAGAGTCGTCGTCCTACAAAAACTTCGTTTTGGTGATGcaagttgtaattttttatgtCCCTTTGGTTTTGATCACAATACTTTACTCTGCCATTACGTTAAAAATCAAATCCCAGAAGATTCCAAGAGAGCAATCAACTAACACAAGAGAAAAACGCTTGAAAAGAAAGCGAAATGTTCTTAAACTGTCCGTCGCCATTGTGTTGGGGTTTGCATTGTGCTGGCTGCCCCTAAGTATTGTTTGGTTCATGTTCTTCAACTCAGACCGAACAATAACATCATCTTGTGGCTTCTATTACTTCTGGTCTGTTTCCTTATTTCTAGCCAAGTCGAATTGTGCGATAAACCCTTGGACCTGTATATGCTTTGGTGGACATTATAGTCGAGGTCTCAAGAATATTCTCAGTTGCTCTTCTTTTGGTTCTGACGTTGATCGAGATGCACCGTAG
- the LOC131798689 gene encoding neuropeptide FF receptor 1-like, giving the protein MSANVAATGIQSMASCSNLSVERISYTSAYCLVFAVSLTGNALIGIVVYKTRGLRNPVNYFIANMAISDLLFPIFLIPQVLVQLNTNTWLIDGPLGQALCKLSGYLVDASSAVSIQSLVTIAVDRFGAVVFPLSSPLISSKRCRFFILATRIIAMVVFCPSLFTWKVVEHPEGLACVRRWKAAVGESSLKKTFSAAMTIIYLYFPLVFIGILYLIIALKIKTKRIIGLQSVNVREQR; this is encoded by the coding sequence ATGTCAGCAAACGTGGCGGCAACTGGAATACAATCTATGGCGAGTTGCTCCAACCTCTCAGTAGAAAGAATTAGTTACACTTCTGCTTACTGTCTGGTATTTGCTGTTTCGCTGACTGGAAACGCCTTGATTGGAATTGTTGTGTACAAAACCCGAGGTCTGAGAAATCCCGTCAACTATTTTATTGCAAACATGGCCATATCTGATCTGCTGTTTCCTATTTTCCTGATCCCTCAGGTTTTAGTTCAGTTGAATACTAATACCTGGCTGATCGATGGTCCTCTTGGCCAAGCATTATGTAAGCTGTCTGGTTATTTAGTTGATGCGTCAAGTGCTGTGTCCATTCAGAGTCTCGTTACAATAGCAGTAGATCGATTTGGAGCTGTGGTATTTCCCCTTAGTTCCCCACTGATTAGTTCAAAGCGCTGTCGGTTCTTCATTCTCGCCACTCGGATCATCGCTATGGTTGTCTTCTGCCCATCCCTGTTTACTTGGAAAGTTGTGGAGCATCCAGAGGGGCTGGCGTGTGTGAGGCGGTGGAAAGCGGCAGTTGGAGAGTCTTCacttaaaaaaaccttttctgCCGCGATGACTATTATATATctgtattttcctttggtttttattGGCATTCTGTACCTTAttattgctttaaaaataaaaaccaaaaggatTATAGGCTTGCAATCGGTCAACGTTAGAGAACAACgttaa
- the LOC136283644 gene encoding RYamide receptor-like, translating to MSVDETVMINGTQTVLSYFDYEVLRIAHSAAFFPVFLVSLVGNIVIGKIVYKKKSLKKPVNFFIVNMAMSDLVYPISMLPRDVALLFISSSWLVSGPLGQALCKLASFSIEVSILVSSQMLVLIAVDRFGTVVFPLRSPLISSNQCRFFILATWVIAMVVRCPVLFFFKVLEYPDGLVCTPLWSPYFKHYTVAMIAVVFYVPLVLITILYLTIAITIKSQKTAGEQSVSRRGQRIKREKIILKISIAIVSAFTMGWLPLSIWWLVYFYSSDKTVIWSCGFH from the coding sequence ATGTCGGTAGATGAGACTGTAATGATAAATGGAACACAGACTGTATTGTCCTACTTTGATTACGAAGTACTAAGAATCGCTCACAGTGCTGCATTTTTTCCGGTATTTCTAGTTTCATTAGTTGGAAACATCGttattggaaaaattgtttacaagaagaaatccttgaaaaagccagtcaacttttttattgtaaacatgGCCATGTCAGATCTGGTGTATCCGATTTCCATGCTTCCTCGTGACGTAGCTTTATTGTTCATCAGCAGCTCCTGGTTGGTCAGCGGTCCTCTCGGCCAAGCATTGTGTAAGCTTGCCTCCTTCTCAATAGAAGTCTCCATTCTTGTTTCATCTCAGATGCTGGTTCTTATCGCAGTCGATCGATTTGGAACTGTGGTTTTTCCCCTCCGTTCCCCACTGATCAGTTCAAACCAGTGCCGGTTCTTCATTCTCGCCACTTGGGTCATTGCCATGGTTGTCAGGTGCCCCgttttgttcttctttaaaGTTTTGGAGTATCCAGACGGTCTGGTATGTACGCCATTGTGGTCTCCCTACTTCAAACACTATACTGTGGCGATGATCGCCGTTGTCTTTTATGTCCCATTAGTTTTGATCACCATACTTTACCTAACCATCGCTATAACAATCAAATCTCAGAAAACTGCGGGCGAACAATCAGTCAGCAGAAGAGGACAACGTATAAAGAGAGAGAAAATCATCCTGAAGATCTCTATTGCTATCGTGTCAGCATTTACAATGGGCTGGCTGCCACTCAGTATCTGGTGGTTGGTGTACTTCTATTCATCAGACAAAACAGTGATATGGTCTTGTGGatttcactaa
- the LOC131798691 gene encoding RYamide receptor-like produces the protein MTVNETAVVNETQSVSSCFDYEVLRIAYIAAFFPISLISLVGNIFIGIIVYKTKSLKKPVNYFIANMAMSDLVYPISMLPRDIASLFISDSWLVSGPLGQALCKVASFSIEVSTVVSSQSLVLIAVDRFGTVVFPLRSPLISLNKCRFFILATWIIAMVVRCPILFFFEVLEYPDGLECTPLWSPYLKHYTVAMIAVVFYVPLILITILYLTIALTIKSQKTAGEQSVSGREQRLKRAKIVGKTSIAIVSAFSMGWLPLSIWWLVYFYSSDKTVIWSCGFHYFTQIVRFLMYSYCAVNPCICFIFIEHYRQGLKNFLSCFSTAPRAP, from the coding sequence ATGACGGTGAATGAGACTGCTGTGGTAAATGAAACACAGAGCGTGTCGTCCTGCTTTGATTACGAAGTACTAAGGATCGCTTACATCGCTGCATTTTTTCCGATATCTCTAATTTCACTGGTTGGAAACATCTTTATTGGAATAATTGTCTACAAGACGAAATCCCTGAAAAAGCCAGTCAACTATTTTATTGCAAACATGGCCATGTCAGATCTGGTGTATCCGATTTCCATGCTTCCTCGTGATATAGCTTCATTATTCATCAGCGACTCCTGGTTGGTCAGCGGTCCTCTCGGGCAGGCATTGTGTAAGGTTGCCTCCTTCTCAATAGAAGTCTCCACTGTTGTTTCATCTCAGAGTCTGGTTCTTATCGCAGTCGATCGATTCGGAACTGTAGTTTTTCCCCTCCGTTCCCCACTGATCAGTTTAAACAAGTGCCGCTTCTTCATTCTCGCCACTTGGATCATTGCCATGGTTGTTAGGTGCCCGATTCTGTTCTTCTTTGAGGTTTTAGAGTATCCAGACGGGCTGGAATGTACGCCGCTGTGGTCTCCGTACCTCAAACACTATACTGTGGCAATGATCGCCGTCGTCTTTTATGTCCCATTAATATTGATCACCATACTTTACCTTACCATCgctttaacaatcaaatctcaGAAAACTGCGGGCGAACAATCAGTCAGCGGGAGAGAACAACGTTTAAAGAGAGCGAAAATCGTTGGGAAGACCTCTATTGCTATCGTGTCAGCATTTTCAATGGGCTGGCTGCCACTCAGTATCTGGTGGTTGGTGTACTTCTATTCATCAGACAAAACAGTGATATGGTCTTGTGGATTTCATTATTTCACGCAGATTGTCCGATTTTTGATGTACTCATACTGTGCTGTAAACCCCTGTATCTGTTTTATATTCATTGAACATTACCGCCAGGGTCTTAAAAATTTCCTCAGTTGTTTCTCTACGGCGCCCAGGGCGCCATAA
- the LOC136283645 gene encoding neuropeptide FF receptor 1-like: MFANVTAMVNGTQSMSSCFNPTARRIGGTFAYCLLFVVSLAANTFIGIIVYRTKTMRTPINILIVNMAISDLLYPIFLFPKIFVELNTAGNWLVGGPLGHAACKLSSFVSDFSTLVSIQSLLLIAVDRFVAVVFPLRSPLISSKQCRYFIFVIWIVAMAVHCPYLIAFKVLEYSEGLVCWLQWNDTFGESLSQQTYILGLIVVTRYVPLVLISKLYFGISLKIKSQKILGKQSANARERRLKKERNVLNMSVAIVLVFAVCWLPLSIYALLFHYSSNMAMRSSCGMEYFKIIAFLLAHSYCAVNPCICFIFSGNYRQGLKNLFDCFPAGEAA, translated from the coding sequence ATGTTTGCAAACGTGACAGCAATGGTGAATGGAACACAGTCCATGTCGAGCTGCTTCAACCCCACAGCGAGAAGAATTGGAGGAACCTTCGCCTACTGTCTGCTATTTGTTGTGTCGCTGGCTGCGAATACCTTCATTGGAATAATTGTCTATAGGACGAAAACTATGAGAACACCAATCAACATTTTGATTGTAAACATGGCAATCTCCGATCTGTTGTACCCGATTTTCCTCTTTCCTAAAATTTTTGTAGAGTTAAACACGGCCGGCAACTGGCTGGTTGGCGGTCCCCTTGGCCATGCGGCGTGTAAACTGAGTTCCTTCGTTTCAGATTTCTCAACTCTAGTGTCAATTCAGAGCCTGTTGTTGATCGCAGTGGATCGATTTGTAGCTGTAGTATTTCCTCTCCGTTCCCCACTGATCAGTTCAAAGCAGTGCCGGTACTTCATTTTCGTCATTTGGATCGTCGCCATGGCAGTCCATTGCCCATATTTGATCGCCTTTAAAGTTCTTGAGTATTCAGAAGGGTTAGTTTGTTGGTTGCAGTGGAATGACACATTTGGAGAGTCCCTATCGCAGCAAACCTACATACTGGGATTGATCGTTGTTACCAGATATGtccctttggttttgatttccaAACTTTATTTTGgcatttccttaaaaattaaatcGCAGAAGATTCTAGGGAAGCAATCAGCTAACGCAAGAGAACGgcgtttgaagaaagaaagaaatgttcttaaTATGTCCGTTGCCATTGTCCTGGTGTTCGCCGTATGCTGGTTGCCACTCAGCATCTACGCCTTGCTGTTCCATTATTCATCAAACATGGCTATGAGGTCATCTTGTGGCATGGAATACTTTAAAATTATTGCCTTTCTTCTGGCGCACTCGTACTGTGCTGTAAATCCTTGCATCTGTTTTATCTTCAGTGGTAATTATCGTCAAGGTCTCAAGAATCTCTTCGATTGTTTTCCTGCAGGTGAAGCTGCTTAG
- the LOC131791776 gene encoding neuropeptide SIFamide receptor-like: MSTNLSATMNATQPSNCYNPTALRIGHTIAYCVIFIISVVGNSFIGIIVYKTKTMRKPINYLIVNMAMSDLLFPIFLIPKTVVEIHDDDWPIRGHLGEVLCKLAPFSADLSSVVSIQSLVLIAVDRFVAVVFPLRSPLFSSKLYRFFILATWIIAMATFIPYLVAFKLVEYDHEYKCVRQCMRVFDDSSSVTKYFMALFIAFFYIPFVLMFILYLAIFLKLKSQRGPGEHSMNAQIQRLRRERNALKLSIAIVLGFAVCWIPFSIFALVRMFADENNATMSCGFKQLLEQVALLLSRTNSAINPCICFIFSGNYRQGLNNLLGC, translated from the coding sequence ATGTCCACGAACTTGAGCGCAACAATGAATGCAACTCAGCCGTCGAACTGCTATAATCCCACAGCATTGAGGATTGGGCACACAATTGCTTACTGcgtaatatttattatttctgtGGTTGGAAATTCCTTTattggaataattgtttacaaGACAAAAACCATGCGAAAACCCATCAACTATCTAATTGTGAACATGGCTATGTCAGACCTACTGTTCCCGATATTCTTGATCCCAAAAACTGTAGTAGAGATACATGACGATGATTGGCCCATTAGAGGCCATCTTGGCGAGGTTTTGTGTAAGCTCGCTCCTTTTTCAGCCGATCTCTCCTCTGTTGTGTCAATTCAGAGCCTTGTGCTCATAGCAGTGGATCGATTTGTAGCTGTGGTATTTCCCCTCCGTTCTCCGCTCTTCAGTTCAAAATTGTATCGCTTCTTTATTCTCGCCACGTGGATCATCGCCATGGCTACATTCATCCCGTATCTGGTCGCGTTCAAGCTGGTCGAATATGATCATGAGTACAAGTGTGTGCGGCAATGTATGCGTGTTTTTGACGATTCCTCGTCGGTGACAAAATACTTTATGGCactttttattgcatttttttatattccctTCGTTCTGATGTTTATTCTATATCTTGCGatttttttgaaactgaagTCCCAGAGAGGACCAGGCGAACACTCAATGAACGCTCAAATTCAGCGCTTGAGAAGGGAGAGAAATGCACTGAAGCTTTCCATTGCTATTGTGTTAGGGTTCGCTGTATGCTGGATTCCATTCAGTATTTTTGCATTAGTACGTATGTTTGCAGATGAAAACAATGCTACAATGTCCTGTGGATTCAAACAGTTATTAGAGCAAGTTGCTCTGCTACTGAGTCGAACAAATAGCGCTATAAACCCctgcatctgttttattttcagtggaaattATCGCCAAGGTCTTAACAATCTCCTCGGCTGCTGA